GATATTTATATCTGCCACCAAGTTTTCATTATAGAATGGACAGCATAAAATAATTTTATTCATGAAAACGAATACTTTAGTTTAATATTTTCCTATAAACACATAAACATTACTTCACTACAATAGAAGTAATTTAAACATTACAGTTCTTCCTTATTTAGTGAACACGAATTTTCTATATTCTTCCTATTATTGATTATTTTCCTTAAATCCCAATACGCCAAAACAATAAACAATCCCCACATAAATATTAGATTTAAAATCATTAGTTCAATCCCATACTGCTGAACTAGCCACGGTATTACTATAAGAACGTAAACAAACATAATAGAATATCCATAAATGATTGTATTCAACTTATTTGTTGCATTTTGTAATAATGAAACATTATCAAAAACAATTCTTATTGAAAACAAGATTCCGACTAATATAAACATAGAAACATTCGACTTAAACTCATTCCCAGCAATAAATTTCATAAAAAAATCCCCTAAAACAGAAACAATAATTACGACAAAAGAAAAAAAAGTAATTGTAATACATACAGACTTTTTTAGCAAACTCCAACACCAATCATAATTACGTTTTTGAAAAGCAGAAGCAAGTTCACTCCATAGTGGATTAAATGCACTCTGATATATACCACCAAAAAATGAAAAGATTTTCTGCACTACATTTATATTAGCGGCTACCCCCAACCCTACCATAGAGCCTGCATAAATAGTTAACACATTCTGTAGAAAGCTACTAAAAAGCTGTATACTTAAAAATTTAACACCTATAGTTAACATTTCTCTTATCTTATGATAACAATCCCACCAATTAAAAGAATAAGTAAACCATTTCCGCTTATAAATAAAGTAGAGTGTACCCAATAATGAAATCAATAAATTAGATGTAAAATAAGCAACAGCAACAGATGTAATATGAATTTTGTTAATAGACAAACATAAAACAATCATAAATGCAACAATTGATCTCACCGAATTTACTATAGAATATAGTTTTGATTCCCCAAATGAAAAAAATAAAGGAATCCCCATACCAAATGGTATATTGAAAAGAAAGATAAACTGTATTATCAGAAATATAGCTCTTCCTTGTTGCCTCAAAGATTCATTATCCGTTTTAAATAAATGTTCAAATGGAATATAACTTGATATGAATAATAAAATAATAGACAATAAGATGGCCAAACACATAAAAAAAATCAAAGCTGAATAGAAGTACTGTTTAGAAACAGCAAGACCTTTAGAACCATTCAAGACTTCTCGACTTATTATATTTCGCAAAACATTAACAATACCAAAATCACCTGTTACAATTACAGCAGCAATAGATGTAATACTTGCCCAAAGTCCAAATTCTTCTTGTTTATAAAAATTCAACAAAACAAATATAAGCAGAAACTGTAAAACACTACCAATAATGGAAGATGCCACTACCCAAGAAACACCTTTAAATAAATTATTATATCTACTATACATGAAAAATGTAAATATCTTATTCGAACGCATTTTTTAAGTTCTCCTTTCTACTTTTTTGCCTAATAGTAGGACTTCAAGCTATAAACCCTCTCCTATTCACTAATTTATAACACAATATTCAATCGCCAAGCTATTTTCTGAATGACTTTATCTTTTATTGAATACTGCATAGGAGAAACTATTTCATTACAACGTTCTTTTTTATAAGAAGAAAATTGTTCCATATTCTCTATAATATTCGATATAATACAAAACATATTATAGTTATTCAGAACTAAATTTCTTGATTCAATAATTGAATTTACAGAATTCTCATATTTTGAAGATAAAAGAATCGCTTTCAATTGATGAACAGCTACTTTAAAATTATTTATATCAATAGTATCCATTGAATCATTTGAAAAATATTCATTTATATTCGTACATCCATAATAAATAGGATAACATCCTGCTAAGAAACAGTCTGCTAATTTCTCCGTCCAATAATTAGGATATGAACAATTTTCTATTACGATAGAATATTTATAACGTGAGAGAATATCCCATTTATCGGATATTGATTTATAGCCATTCCCATATACATCTACTAAATTTGGATACTCTTTCAAAATACGTTCCACAAAACGCACCCTATCTCGGTGTCCTTTTGTAAATGTTTTATTGGAAGTTATTAAACAAATCTTATTTAAACGAGAATGTAGATTTCCATTTTTCTGAAAATCAACATAAGTTAAGTATTTATTGCTATTACATTGGTGTGTATTTTTACCCAAATGACATCCAACCATCCAAGGTAATAATGGAATAGATAATTTCACCGAATCATTACCTACTTTCTTTTGATGACAACCATATACCCGCCCAAACTGTTTTAGAAATTTGCCATTATAAGTTTTCACATAAGGGGGCTCTCCTAAAAAAATGATTCTTTTGGTCTTAGAAAGAGTGGTTTGGATTTTCTCCTTTAAACTATCAATTACAACAATATAGTCATAATCATCCACTTCCGAAAAAACAAATTCACAATTTCCCCACACCGTTTTAGCAGGATTCGGAAATTGTCTTTGCACTGGAATATAAAAAAGACTAGGAATATAAACTTTTATCATTTTGTATACAACTTCAACAAACGTAAAATATATTTAGGAAAAAAATTAAAAAGAGAGTATTTATAAAATAAACACATAGCGAAAAAGTAAATTTGGGTAAAACGTAGCGAATTAGCTGATACAGCGTTCGTTACGCTTTGTTTTTCTATGGGACAGAGCCAACGAAATACCACCTCGAAGCCAAACAGCGCAGAAGTTCAGTTACCACCTCATTACCCCCGTAACGGGTGTGAATTTCTTGCTAAATGGTTCTGTTTCTGCGATTTGCGTAATTTTGCATAGCAGTCGGTAACTCACTAATAACTAATTTTGTAACCAAAAAAAGGAGTGAGTTATGCGTAGTACATTCAAGGTATTATTTTACGTGAAGAAAGGCAGCGAGAAGCCGAACGGCAACCTGCCTTTAATGTGCCGTATCACGGTGGACGGCGAGATTAAACAGTTCAGTTGCAAGATGGACGTTCCCCCACGGCTGTGGGACGTGAAGAACAACCGTGCTTCGGGCAAGAGCGTCGAAGCGCAGAGAATCAACCTTGCGGTAGATAAAATCCGTGTGGAAGTAAACCGCCGCTATCAAGAGTTAATGCAGACGGACGGTTATGTTACCGCCGCCAAACTCAAAGACGCCTATCTCGGTATCGGCGTCAAGCAGGAAACTTTGCTGAAGCTGTTCGAGCAGCACAACGCCGAGTTCGAGAAGAAAGTCGGGCACAGCAGGGCGCAGGGTACATTTACCCGTTATCGGACGGTCTGCAACCATATTCGGGAGTTCCTGCCCCATACCTACAAGCGTGAGGATATTCCATTAAAGGAACTCAACCTCACGTTCATCAACGACTTCGAGTATTTTCTGCGCACGGAGAAGAAATGCCGCACCAATACCGTGTGGGGCTACATGATTGTGTTGAAACACATCGTTTCCATAGCGAGGAACGACGGGCGTTTGCCCTTTAATCCCTTTGCGGGATATATCAACTCTCCCGAAAGCGTGGACAGGGGCTACCTCACCCAAACGGAGATACAGACGCTCATGAACGCACCGATGAAGAACGCCACCCACGAGCTTGTACGGGACTTGTTCGTCTTTTCTGTTTTCACGGGTTTGGCGTATTCGGACGTGAAGAACCTCACCGCCGACCGCCTGCAAACATTCTTCGACGGCAACCTGTGGATAATCACCCGAAGAAAGAAGACCAACACCGAATCGAACATCCGCCTTTTGGACGTTCCCAAGCGTATCATCGAGAAGTACAAGGGGCTGGCAAGGGACGGTCATGTTTTCCCCGTTCCGAACAACGGCAGTTGTAACAAGATACTCAAAGATATAGGCAGACAATGCGGCTTCAAGGTACGCTTGACCTACCATGTCGCACGCCACACGAACGCCACGACCGTACTTCTGTCGCACGGCGTACCCATCGAAACGGTGAGCCGCCTTTTGGGGCACACGAACATAAAGACCACCCAAATTTACGCCAAAATCACCGCCCAGAAGATAAGCCAAGACATGGAAACCTTGTCGCACAAGTTGGAAGATATGGAGAAGAATATCTGCCGAGCCATCTAATTAAGAACAGAATACCGATGAAAGAAGAAAGGAACATTATCACGATGGACGGGCAGGGCAATATCTCCCTGCCGAGCGA
The Bacteroides luhongzhouii DNA segment above includes these coding regions:
- a CDS encoding lipopolysaccharide biosynthesis protein encodes the protein MYSRYNNLFKGVSWVVASSIIGSVLQFLLIFVLLNFYKQEEFGLWASITSIAAVIVTGDFGIVNVLRNIISREVLNGSKGLAVSKQYFYSALIFFMCLAILLSIILLFISSYIPFEHLFKTDNESLRQQGRAIFLIIQFIFLFNIPFGMGIPLFFSFGESKLYSIVNSVRSIVAFMIVLCLSINKIHITSVAVAYFTSNLLISLLGTLYFIYKRKWFTYSFNWWDCYHKIREMLTIGVKFLSIQLFSSFLQNVLTIYAGSMVGLGVAANINVVQKIFSFFGGIYQSAFNPLWSELASAFQKRNYDWCWSLLKKSVCITITFFSFVVIIVSVLGDFFMKFIAGNEFKSNVSMFILVGILFSIRIVFDNVSLLQNATNKLNTIIYGYSIMFVYVLIVIPWLVQQYGIELMILNLIFMWGLFIVLAYWDLRKIINNRKNIENSCSLNKEEL
- a CDS encoding glycosyltransferase family 10 domain-containing protein, with protein sequence MIKVYIPSLFYIPVQRQFPNPAKTVWGNCEFVFSEVDDYDYIVVIDSLKEKIQTTLSKTKRIIFLGEPPYVKTYNGKFLKQFGRVYGCHQKKVGNDSVKLSIPLLPWMVGCHLGKNTHQCNSNKYLTYVDFQKNGNLHSRLNKICLITSNKTFTKGHRDRVRFVERILKEYPNLVDVYGNGYKSISDKWDILSRYKYSIVIENCSYPNYWTEKLADCFLAGCYPIYYGCTNINEYFSNDSMDTIDINNFKVAVHQLKAILLSSKYENSVNSIIESRNLVLNNYNMFCIISNIIENMEQFSSYKKERCNEIVSPMQYSIKDKVIQKIAWRLNIVL
- a CDS encoding site-specific integrase, producing the protein MRSTFKVLFYVKKGSEKPNGNLPLMCRITVDGEIKQFSCKMDVPPRLWDVKNNRASGKSVEAQRINLAVDKIRVEVNRRYQELMQTDGYVTAAKLKDAYLGIGVKQETLLKLFEQHNAEFEKKVGHSRAQGTFTRYRTVCNHIREFLPHTYKREDIPLKELNLTFINDFEYFLRTEKKCRTNTVWGYMIVLKHIVSIARNDGRLPFNPFAGYINSPESVDRGYLTQTEIQTLMNAPMKNATHELVRDLFVFSVFTGLAYSDVKNLTADRLQTFFDGNLWIITRRKKTNTESNIRLLDVPKRIIEKYKGLARDGHVFPVPNNGSCNKILKDIGRQCGFKVRLTYHVARHTNATTVLLSHGVPIETVSRLLGHTNIKTTQIYAKITAQKISQDMETLSHKLEDMEKNICRAI